Proteins from a single region of Streptomyces spectabilis:
- a CDS encoding globin domain-containing protein — MLSDRSAATVRATLPAVGAAIENITARFYDGLFAAHPELLRDLFNRGNQAAGTQRRALAGSIAAFAAHLVDRPDERPDAMLARIAHKHASLGIAPAQYETVHRHLFAAIAEVLGDAVTPAVAAAWDEVYWLMANALVAIEARLYAERGITAGPDALRAWEVVERIEETADVATFRLRPADGTPPPAFRAGQYVSVQVELADGARQIRQYSLSGLPGADLRQISVKRVRGGAGPDGEVSAHLHAHARVGDLLRVSAPYGDLVLDERVLDDRTPAPLLLASAGIGVTPMVAMLEQLAATGHRGPVTVVHADRSPADHALRAEHRAYAAALPDADVHFWYERPEPGHPADRTGRVDLAALPVAPGTHAYLCGPLPFMKGVRAQLLAQGVAPAAVHYEVFGPDLWLASPSSSGPVGEATMSSTVTGSRAA; from the coding sequence TTGCTGTCCGACCGGTCCGCCGCCACCGTCCGCGCCACGCTGCCCGCCGTCGGGGCCGCCATCGAGAACATCACCGCCCGCTTCTACGACGGGCTCTTCGCCGCCCACCCGGAGCTGCTCCGGGACCTCTTCAACCGGGGCAACCAGGCCGCCGGGACCCAGCGCCGGGCCCTCGCCGGGTCCATCGCCGCCTTCGCCGCGCACCTCGTGGACCGCCCGGACGAGCGGCCCGACGCGATGCTGGCCCGCATCGCGCACAAGCACGCGTCCCTGGGCATCGCGCCCGCCCAGTACGAGACGGTCCACCGGCACCTCTTCGCCGCCATCGCCGAGGTGCTCGGCGACGCCGTCACGCCCGCGGTGGCGGCGGCCTGGGACGAGGTGTACTGGCTGATGGCGAACGCCCTCGTCGCGATCGAGGCGCGCCTTTACGCCGAGCGGGGCATCACGGCGGGCCCGGACGCGCTGCGCGCGTGGGAGGTGGTGGAGCGGATCGAGGAGACCGCGGACGTCGCCACGTTCCGGCTGCGCCCGGCCGACGGGACGCCCCCGCCCGCCTTCCGCGCGGGCCAGTACGTGTCCGTGCAGGTCGAGCTCGCGGACGGGGCACGCCAGATACGCCAGTACAGCCTGTCAGGGCTGCCGGGCGCGGATCTGCGGCAGATCAGCGTGAAGCGGGTCCGGGGCGGGGCCGGGCCCGACGGCGAGGTCTCCGCCCACCTCCACGCGCACGCGCGCGTGGGCGACCTGCTGCGGGTCTCCGCCCCGTACGGCGACCTCGTCCTCGACGAGCGCGTCCTGGACGACCGGACGCCCGCGCCGCTCCTGCTCGCCTCCGCGGGCATCGGCGTCACGCCCATGGTCGCGATGCTCGAACAGCTCGCGGCCACCGGGCACCGGGGCCCGGTCACCGTCGTGCACGCCGACCGCTCCCCCGCGGACCACGCGCTGCGCGCCGAGCACCGCGCGTACGCCGCCGCGCTGCCGGACGCCGACGTCCACTTCTGGTACGAGCGCCCGGAGCCGGGCCACCCCGCGGACCGCACGGGCCGCGTGGACCTGGCCGCGCTGCCGGTGGCGCCCGGCACGCACGCGTACCTGTGCGGGCCGCTGCCCTTCATGAAGGGCGTACGCGCCCAGCTCCTCGCCCAGGGGGTCGCGCCCGCCGCCGTCCACTACGAGGTCTTCGGCCCCGACCTGTGGCTCGCGAGCCCGAGCAGCAGCGGTCCCGTCGGGGAGGCCACGATGTCCTCGACGGTCACGGGGTCGAGGGCGGCGTAG
- a CDS encoding Rrf2 family transcriptional regulator: MRLLHSTDLALRMLMRLAVADAPGRGGPPATGSAPTTRQVAEDMAVPYTHAAKVAARLTHLGLVEARRGRGGGLVLTEAGRTASVGALVREFEGEGDVVECEGATPCPLNSGCRLRGALRRAQEAFYAALDPVTVEDIVASPTGPLLLGLASHRSGPKTS, translated from the coding sequence ATGCGGCTCCTGCACTCCACCGACCTCGCGCTGCGCATGCTCATGCGCCTCGCCGTCGCGGACGCGCCGGGCCGCGGCGGCCCGCCCGCGACCGGCTCCGCGCCCACCACCCGTCAGGTGGCCGAGGACATGGCCGTCCCCTACACGCACGCCGCCAAGGTCGCGGCGCGCCTGACGCACCTCGGCCTCGTCGAGGCCCGCCGCGGCCGGGGCGGCGGGCTCGTCCTCACCGAGGCGGGGCGCACCGCGTCCGTCGGCGCGCTGGTGCGCGAGTTCGAGGGCGAGGGGGACGTCGTGGAGTGCGAGGGAGCGACGCCCTGCCCGCTGAACTCGGGGTGCCGCCTGCGCGGCGCCCTCCGCCGCGCGCAGGAGGCGTTCTACGCCGCCCTCGACCCCGTGACCGTCGAGGACATCGTGGCCTCCCCGACGGGACCGCTGCTGCTCGGGCTCGCGAGCCACAGGTCGGGGCCGAAGACCTCGTAG
- a CDS encoding DUF3105 domain-containing protein: MGSAKKTSSAERKARIAEMRRAEAARERRARALTITLSAVIVAALGIGGYFLVSQADDDDESAKAGDAAAVAKFTRTKDGEKVWDAKKLGRTHVEGKVTYPVTPPVGGNHNQVWMNCNGDVYKNEIPNEHAVHSLEHGSVWVTYNDAAKPADLKKLEAKVKKTPYSLMSPVKKQKEPLLLTAWGHQRAVTGADDPKVNTFFSTFVQGKQTPEPGAACTNGKGQ, from the coding sequence ATGGGTTCCGCCAAGAAGACGAGCAGCGCCGAACGCAAGGCCCGAATAGCGGAGATGCGGCGCGCCGAAGCCGCCCGCGAGCGCCGCGCCCGCGCCCTCACCATCACCTTGAGCGCGGTCATCGTCGCGGCCCTCGGCATCGGTGGCTACTTCCTGGTCTCGCAGGCCGACGACGACGATGAGTCGGCGAAGGCGGGCGACGCGGCGGCCGTGGCGAAGTTCACCAGGACCAAGGACGGCGAGAAGGTCTGGGACGCCAAGAAGCTGGGCCGCACCCACGTCGAGGGCAAGGTGACGTACCCGGTGACGCCGCCGGTGGGCGGCAACCACAACCAGGTGTGGATGAACTGCAACGGCGACGTCTACAAGAACGAGATCCCGAACGAGCACGCCGTGCACTCCCTCGAACACGGCTCGGTGTGGGTGACGTACAACGACGCCGCGAAGCCCGCCGACCTGAAGAAGCTCGAAGCGAAGGTGAAGAAGACGCCGTACTCGCTGATGAGCCCGGTCAAGAAGCAGAAGGAGCCGCTGCTGCTCACGGCCTGGGGCCATCAGCGGGCGGTGACGGGGGCGGACGACCCCAAGGTCAACACGTTCTTCTCCACGTTCGTCCAGGGCAAGCAGACCCCCGAGCCGGGTGCCGCCTGCACCAACGGCAAGGGGCAGTGA
- a CDS encoding DUF305 domain-containing protein, which yields MKRTDWLIGAVLGAVLAAGGITAAVAADDGPSGSGSGADGVPSSTSADAGFARDMSVHHQQAVEMSYIIRDRTKNEEIRRLAYDIAQTQANQRGMMLGWLDLWDLPKVSVDPPMKWMGMGDAPSGEDGALMPGMATKAQMKRLGELSGRKAEISYLRLMTAHHNGGIHMAQGCVERCGVPVERRLAQGMVESQESEVKLMADLLKARGAKP from the coding sequence ATGAAGCGCACCGACTGGCTGATCGGCGCCGTCCTGGGCGCGGTGCTCGCGGCGGGCGGCATCACGGCCGCCGTGGCCGCCGACGACGGGCCCTCCGGCTCGGGCTCCGGCGCCGACGGCGTGCCGTCGAGCACCTCCGCCGACGCGGGGTTCGCCCGCGACATGTCCGTGCACCACCAGCAGGCCGTGGAGATGTCGTACATCATCCGCGACCGCACGAAGAACGAGGAGATCCGCAGGCTCGCCTACGACATCGCGCAGACCCAGGCCAACCAGCGCGGCATGATGCTCGGCTGGCTCGACCTGTGGGACCTGCCGAAGGTGTCCGTGGACCCGCCCATGAAGTGGATGGGCATGGGCGACGCCCCGTCCGGTGAGGACGGCGCGCTGATGCCGGGCATGGCGACGAAGGCGCAGATGAAGCGCCTCGGCGAGCTGAGCGGCCGCAAGGCGGAGATCTCCTACCTGCGCCTGATGACCGCCCACCACAACGGCGGCATCCACATGGCGCAGGGGTGCGTGGAGCGCTGCGGGGTGCCGGTCGAGCGACGGCTCGCGCAGGGGATGGTGGAGTCCCAGGAGTCGGAGGTCAAGCTGATGGCGGACCTGCTGAAGGCGCGGGGCGCGAAGCCGTAG
- a CDS encoding DUF5990 family protein, producing MTQNLKLRVVGRELPGAECGGFRDVHVGVQRGKEPDGLVRADAPEAVWEFEVTTAPAPDGTPDFKGPYAQGRRGERFFYLTWGELPPGGGFAMFRRAKLFFADLPDEVLAAGSGVAELGLTDPAGLPLCAAVRPPRVTWRAGTG from the coding sequence ATGACTCAGAACCTGAAGTTGCGGGTGGTGGGGCGGGAGCTGCCGGGCGCGGAGTGCGGCGGGTTCCGGGACGTGCACGTGGGGGTGCAGCGGGGCAAGGAGCCCGACGGCCTGGTCCGCGCGGACGCGCCGGAGGCCGTGTGGGAGTTCGAGGTGACGACGGCGCCCGCGCCCGACGGCACGCCGGACTTCAAGGGCCCGTACGCGCAGGGCAGGAGAGGCGAGCGGTTCTTCTACCTGACGTGGGGCGAGCTGCCGCCCGGCGGCGGCTTCGCGATGTTCCGCCGCGCCAAGCTGTTCTTCGCGGACCTCCCCGATGAGGTGCTCGCGGCCGGGTCGGGCGTCGCCGAGCTGGGGCTCACGGACCCGGCGGGGCTGCCGCTGTGCGCGGCGGTGCGCCCGCCGCGCGTGACCTGGCGGGCGGGGACGGGATGA
- a CDS encoding alpha/beta fold hydrolase, with amino-acid sequence MFVRIDGVAHHVDVTGQGPVCVLSAGLGLAWFEWDPVVELLAPARTVVRFDRPGLGRSGPAREAPTLAGEAERVARVLAAVGLGERAVTVVGHSLAGFHAEAFARRYPERVAGLVLVDSSVEERTRALPARGARVAGARACGAVLGAAGVPRAVGPLLRGGGVPRRLRAVYGVSRVWRAGLVEYVTYGDVAHELALLRRVAALPGAPVAVLAAGPAGASRWVSRQRALADTLGASFRALRPAGHLLMRDRPHEVAEAILTAGPRPSG; translated from the coding sequence GTGTTCGTACGGATCGACGGGGTGGCGCACCACGTGGACGTGACCGGGCAGGGTCCGGTGTGCGTGCTCAGCGCGGGGCTCGGGCTCGCGTGGTTCGAATGGGACCCGGTGGTCGAGCTGCTCGCCCCCGCCCGCACCGTCGTCCGCTTCGACCGGCCGGGGCTCGGCCGCAGCGGGCCCGCGCGCGAGGCGCCGACCCTTGCGGGGGAGGCGGAGCGCGTCGCCCGCGTCCTCGCGGCCGTGGGCCTGGGCGAGCGGGCCGTGACGGTTGTCGGGCACTCGCTCGCCGGGTTCCACGCGGAGGCGTTCGCGCGGCGGTACCCGGAGCGGGTGGCCGGGCTCGTCCTCGTCGACTCCAGCGTGGAGGAGCGGACGCGGGCGCTGCCCGCGCGCGGGGCGCGGGTCGCGGGGGCGCGCGCGTGCGGGGCGGTGCTCGGCGCGGCGGGGGTGCCGCGGGCGGTCGGGCCGCTGCTGCGGGGCGGGGGCGTGCCGCGGCGGCTGCGGGCGGTGTACGGGGTGAGCCGGGTGTGGCGGGCCGGGCTCGTCGAGTACGTGACGTACGGCGACGTGGCGCATGAACTCGCCCTGCTCAGGCGGGTGGCCGCGCTGCCGGGGGCGCCGGTGGCGGTCCTCGCGGCGGGCCCTGCGGGCGCGAGCCGCTGGGTGTCGCGCCAGCGGGCCCTCGCGGACACCCTGGGGGCGTCCTTCCGGGCCCTGCGCCCCGCGGGCCACCTCCTGATGCGCGACCGCCCCCACGAGGTCGCCGAGGCGATCCTGACAGCGGGGCCTCGGCCGTCCGGCTGA
- a CDS encoding DUF998 domain-containing protein, whose amino-acid sequence MSPTPRDADAPRAVRAAVAALLVLGAAAYTSWALEAVLPTGLSPLRTYVSELAAEDQPYGAFYRAVDFAAGVLVCAGAAVGLVRLRCRTAVPRVRALSALGWAGLVVFGAATAADARLPLSCAPTVDAACLARERAGLVPATHTAHAVSSAVAVTGALVGMVLLTAALRRAGAGGARQRTVLTVLVAVELAATVWTLAAVFAFDAGHGTWGLGIGQRLQVLMIAVWLVCLAWLVLVRRRR is encoded by the coding sequence ATGTCCCCCACGCCCCGAGACGCCGACGCGCCCCGCGCCGTCCGCGCGGCCGTGGCCGCGCTCCTGGTGCTCGGCGCCGCCGCGTACACCTCGTGGGCCCTGGAGGCGGTCCTGCCGACCGGTCTCTCGCCGCTGCGGACGTACGTGAGCGAACTCGCCGCCGAGGACCAGCCGTACGGGGCCTTCTACCGGGCGGTGGACTTCGCCGCGGGCGTGCTGGTGTGCGCGGGGGCCGCGGTCGGCCTGGTGCGGCTGCGCTGCCGGACCGCCGTGCCCCGTGTGCGCGCCCTGTCCGCCCTCGGCTGGGCCGGGCTCGTCGTCTTCGGCGCCGCCACGGCCGCCGACGCGCGCCTGCCGCTGAGCTGCGCGCCCACCGTGGACGCGGCGTGCCTCGCGCGCGAGCGGGCCGGGCTCGTGCCCGCCACGCACACCGCGCACGCGGTCAGCAGCGCCGTGGCGGTGACCGGGGCGCTGGTGGGGATGGTGCTCCTGACGGCGGCCCTGCGCCGCGCGGGAGCGGGCGGGGCGCGGCAGCGGACCGTGCTCACGGTGCTCGTGGCCGTCGAACTCGCCGCCACCGTCTGGACCCTCGCGGCCGTCTTCGCCTTCGACGCCGGGCACGGCACGTGGGGGCTCGGCATCGGCCAGCGGCTCCAGGTGCTCATGATCGCTGTGTGGCTGGTGTGCCTGGCGTGGCTCGTGCTCGTACGACGGCGGAGGTGA
- a CDS encoding APC family permease yields the protein MKASEAGGAEFGEDTGTSRQFISWVTLALMTTASVASLRPSPAMAIYGLAAVFLYLLPAVVFLLPTALVGAELASGWTGGIYRWVSEALGKPLGFVAVWCQFAMTIAYYPSLLAYVASTFAYVVHPSLAEDGLYVAIVIVVIYWTGVWITSRGTKTVAGLSSLGLVIGTLVPGVVLVALGIVFLGQGNEPAAPMTTDHLLPPWTGLASLVLIVNNFLSYAGMEMNGVHVSSLRHPRAEYPRSIFLATGLVLLIFIVPALAISWVMPSEELSLTAGLMQAFQAFFDHFHVGWMTKVVGIMLVMAALGGMLTWLAGPAKGLVTLARQEGYLPPFLQRFNKHGVPLNIMIAQGVITTLIGVLYAFSDDVSSAYWMFSVITVQIYLIAYLLMFVAVVRLRRTQPHVERGFVVPAVTLVAGVGFVASVCALCIGFVPPDQFGDAPLWRYLLIVGGGLLVIGVAAPVAFLKLRKPEWVHPDHQGAHAVN from the coding sequence ATGAAGGCCAGTGAGGCCGGAGGTGCGGAGTTCGGGGAGGACACCGGGACCTCGCGGCAGTTCATCTCCTGGGTGACGCTCGCCCTGATGACCACCGCCTCCGTGGCGAGCCTGCGGCCCTCCCCGGCCATGGCCATCTACGGCCTCGCCGCCGTCTTCCTGTACCTCCTGCCCGCCGTGGTCTTCCTGCTGCCCACGGCCCTCGTCGGCGCGGAGCTGGCCTCCGGGTGGACGGGCGGCATCTACCGATGGGTGAGCGAGGCGCTCGGCAAGCCGCTCGGATTCGTCGCGGTGTGGTGCCAGTTCGCGATGACGATCGCGTACTACCCGAGCCTGCTCGCGTACGTGGCCTCGACGTTCGCGTACGTCGTCCATCCGAGCCTCGCCGAGGACGGCCTCTACGTGGCCATCGTCATCGTCGTCATCTACTGGACCGGCGTGTGGATCACCTCGCGCGGCACCAAGACCGTCGCGGGCCTCTCCTCCCTGGGGCTCGTGATCGGCACGCTGGTCCCGGGCGTCGTGCTCGTCGCCCTCGGCATCGTCTTCCTGGGGCAGGGCAACGAGCCCGCCGCGCCGATGACCACCGACCACTTGCTGCCGCCGTGGACGGGCCTCGCCAGCCTCGTGCTCATCGTCAACAACTTCCTGTCGTACGCCGGCATGGAGATGAACGGCGTCCACGTGTCGTCGCTGCGGCACCCGCGCGCGGAGTACCCGCGCTCGATCTTCCTGGCCACCGGCCTCGTCCTGCTGATCTTCATCGTTCCGGCCCTGGCCATCAGCTGGGTCATGCCGTCCGAGGAACTCAGCCTCACCGCCGGGCTCATGCAGGCCTTCCAGGCGTTCTTCGACCACTTCCACGTCGGCTGGATGACGAAGGTCGTCGGCATCATGCTCGTCATGGCCGCGCTCGGCGGCATGCTGACGTGGCTCGCGGGACCCGCGAAGGGCCTGGTGACGCTCGCCCGGCAGGAGGGCTATCTGCCGCCGTTCCTGCAGCGCTTCAACAAGCACGGCGTGCCCCTGAACATCATGATCGCGCAGGGTGTGATCACCACCCTGATCGGTGTCCTGTACGCGTTCAGCGACGACGTCTCCAGCGCGTACTGGATGTTCTCCGTGATCACCGTGCAGATCTACCTCATCGCGTACCTGCTGATGTTCGTGGCCGTGGTGCGGCTGCGCCGCACCCAGCCGCACGTCGAGCGCGGCTTCGTCGTGCCCGCCGTCACGCTCGTCGCCGGCGTCGGCTTCGTCGCCTCCGTGTGCGCGCTGTGCATCGGCTTCGTACCGCCGGACCAGTTCGGCGACGCGCCGCTGTGGCGCTATCTGCTGATCGTCGGCGGCGGGCTCCTCGTGATCGGCGTGGCCGCGCCGGTCGCCTTCCTCAAGCTCCGCAAACCGGAGTGGGTCCACCCCGACCACCAGGGCGCGCATGCCGTCAACTAG
- a CDS encoding multicopper oxidase family protein, which yields MRTHTKRTPRTSRRALLGAALATAGTGLVAACSSGSGGGSHSGHGGAGGPSAGSKGYVTPTGPEVAAAEKKRPGGGRLRELRLMAMPTTLDLGGPTVKSWAYGDALPGKEIRATAGDTLSLTLANHLPLPTSLHWHGLALRNDMDGVPALTQRDIKPGADFTYRFKVPHPGTYWFHPHSGTQQDRGLYAPLIIDDPREPLAYDKEWVVVLDDWVDGVDGSTPDAVLAELRGGMDMGTGMDHGGGMDHGGSGGPGHEGQMSRTALTGSGKASPEPTPTDPTGPSRMLMGSTSDILGRDAGDVAYPHYLINGRTAKAPASFRARPGDRIRLRLINAGGDTAFRVALGGHELTVTHTDGFPVRHRKGDALLIGMGERYDVLVTAKDGVFPLTAVAEGKKAAAQAVLRTGGGRAPSPSVRPKELEGRVVLAERLTADDSVALEPADPDRTIKIQLTGGMEKYDWAFDKKPYAPNRRHPVRTGERVRLEFSNSTSMWHPLHLHGHTFAVASAPGRPRKDTAIVLPNGRLTVDFEADNPGLWMIHCHNVYHAEAGMMTVLGYRS from the coding sequence ATGCGCACCCACACCAAGCGCACCCCGCGCACATCGCGCCGCGCCCTGCTCGGCGCCGCACTCGCCACCGCCGGGACGGGGCTCGTCGCGGCCTGCTCCAGCGGCTCCGGCGGCGGCTCGCACTCCGGCCACGGCGGCGCGGGCGGCCCTTCGGCCGGTTCGAAGGGCTATGTGACGCCCACCGGCCCCGAGGTCGCCGCCGCCGAGAAGAAGCGCCCGGGCGGCGGCCGCCTCCGCGAGCTGAGGCTCATGGCCATGCCGACGACGCTCGACCTGGGCGGCCCCACGGTCAAGTCCTGGGCGTACGGCGACGCGCTGCCCGGCAAGGAGATCCGCGCGACGGCGGGCGACACGCTGTCGCTCACCCTCGCCAACCACCTCCCGCTCCCCACCAGCCTGCACTGGCACGGCCTGGCCCTGCGCAACGACATGGACGGCGTCCCCGCCCTCACCCAGCGGGACATCAAGCCCGGCGCCGACTTCACGTACCGCTTCAAGGTCCCGCACCCGGGGACGTACTGGTTCCACCCGCACTCCGGCACCCAGCAGGACCGGGGGCTGTACGCACCCTTGATCATCGACGACCCCAGGGAGCCCCTGGCGTACGACAAGGAGTGGGTGGTCGTCCTCGACGACTGGGTCGACGGCGTGGACGGCTCCACGCCCGACGCGGTCCTCGCCGAGCTGCGCGGCGGCATGGACATGGGCACGGGCATGGACCACGGGGGCGGTATGGACCACGGCGGCTCCGGTGGTCCGGGGCACGAGGGGCAGATGTCCCGCACCGCGCTGACCGGCTCCGGGAAGGCCTCCCCCGAGCCCACGCCCACGGATCCCACCGGTCCGTCCCGGATGCTCATGGGGTCCACCAGCGACATCCTCGGCCGGGACGCGGGCGACGTGGCGTATCCGCACTATTTGATCAATGGCCGCACCGCCAAGGCCCCGGCCTCCTTCCGCGCCCGCCCCGGCGACCGCATCCGGCTCCGTCTGATCAACGCGGGCGGTGACACCGCCTTCCGGGTGGCGCTCGGCGGCCACGAGCTGACGGTCACGCACACGGACGGCTTCCCGGTGCGGCACCGGAAGGGCGACGCCCTGCTGATCGGCATGGGCGAGCGGTACGACGTCCTGGTCACCGCCAAGGACGGCGTCTTCCCGCTGACCGCCGTGGCCGAGGGCAAGAAGGCGGCGGCCCAGGCGGTGCTCCGCACGGGCGGCGGCCGGGCGCCGTCACCGTCGGTCCGGCCCAAGGAGCTGGAGGGCCGCGTCGTGCTCGCCGAGCGGCTCACGGCCGACGACTCGGTGGCCCTCGAACCAGCCGACCCCGACCGCACCATCAAGATCCAGCTGACGGGAGGCATGGAGAAATACGACTGGGCCTTCGACAAGAAGCCGTACGCACCGAACCGGCGTCACCCGGTGCGCACCGGTGAGCGCGTGCGCCTGGAGTTCAGCAACTCCACGTCGATGTGGCACCCCCTCCATCTGCACGGCCACACCTTCGCCGTGGCGAGCGCCCCCGGCCGCCCCCGCAAGGACACCGCGATCGTGCTGCCGAACGGCCGCCTGACGGTGGACTTCGAGGCCGACAACCCGGGCCTGTGGATGATCCACTGTCACAACGTGTACCACGCGGAAGCAGGAATGATGACGGTCCTCGGCTACCGCTCCTGA